A region from the Triticum aestivum cultivar Chinese Spring chromosome 3D, IWGSC CS RefSeq v2.1, whole genome shotgun sequence genome encodes:
- the LOC123075345 gene encoding noroxomaritidine/norcraugsodine reductase: protein MAAAAAASREERWSLAGKTALVTGGTKGIGRAIVEELAGFGVRVHTCARSDADVQERLRGWAADADAGRLSGRVTASACDVSVRGDREALMATARAELGGKLDILVNNAGQTFFMPATQSTAEDYARLMATNLESCFHLAQLAHPLLVAAGGGSVVNISSVAAAIAYPVLSVYSATKAAMNQLSRNLAVEWASDGIRVNCVAPGGIRSDILQSSGIEVDMEALLVMGKKENERVALGRMGEPEEVASLVTFLCMPAASYVTGQVIYVDGGRTIAA, encoded by the exons atggcagcagcagcagcagcaagcagggAGGAGCGGTGGAGCCTCGCCGGCAAGACGGCCCTCGTCACCGGCGGAACCAAAGGAATCGG GCGCGCGATCGTGGAGGAGCTCGCGGGGTTCGGCGTCCGTGTGCACACATGCGCCCGGAGCGACGCCGACGTGCAGGAGCGGCTGCGCGGGTGGGCCGCCGACGCCGACGCGGGGCGCCTGAGCGGGCGCGTCACGGCCTCCGCCTGCGACGTGTCCGTGCGCGGCGACCGGGAGGCGCTCATGGCCACGGCCCGCGCCGAGCTGGGGGGCAAGCTGGACATCCTCGTGAACAACGCCGGGCAGACCTTCTTCATGCCGGCCACGCAGAGCACGGCGGAGGACTACGCCCGGCTCATGGCCACCAACCTCGAGTCGTGCTTCCACCTCGCGCAGCTCGCGCACCCGCTGCTCGTCGCCGCCGGGGGCGGCAGCGTGGTGAACATCTCCTCCGTGGCCGCGGCCATCGCGTACCCGGTgctgtcggtgtactcggcgaccAAGGCGGCCATGAACCAGCTCAGCCGCAACCTCGCCGTGGAGTGGGCGAGCGACGGCATCCGCGTGAACTGCGTCGCGCCGGGGGGCATCCGGAGCGACATCCTCCAGAGCAGCGGCATCGAGGTTGACATGGAGGCGTTACTGGTGATGGGGAAGAAGGAGAACGAGCGCGTCGCGCTGGGCCGCATGGGCGAGCCGGAGGAGGTCGCGTCGCTCGTCACGTTCCTGTGCATGCCGGCCGCGTCCTACGTCACCGGGCAGGTCATCTACGTCGACGGCGGTCGCACCATAGCGGCCTAG